In Methanococcus voltae PS, the genomic stretch CTGCACTGACGGAGTAGGTAGTAAAATGGTAGTCGCAGAGATGGCTAATAAGTTTGATACTGTTCCTATAGACATGATTGCCATGAATGTTAACGATGCTATTTGCATTGGTGCTGAACCGGTCGCATTAGTCGATTATATGGCAGTTGAAACAATCACCGAAGATATAGCAAAGCAAATCGGTAAAGGATTAAATGAAGGATTGGAACAATCCAATATAAACTTAATCGGTGGAGAAACTGCTTCATTACCAAGTATGATAAACGGTGTTGACCTTGCAGGAACCGTTTTAGCAGTTGTTAAAAAGGACGAGATAGTTACGGGTAAGGAAGCTAAAAAAGGCGATGTAATCGTTGGTTTAAGAAGTAGCGGAGTTCACAGTAACGGTTTATCACTTGCAAGAAAAGTATTCTTTGATATTGCAAATTTGGACGTTAACTCAAAATTAAAACACGGAAAAACAGTTGCTGAAGAATTGCTCACACCTACAAAAATATATGTAAAACCAGTTATGGATATGATTAAATCCGATATAAACGTTAAAGGTCTTGCACATATTACCGGTGGCGGATTTAGAAAGATTAAAAGGCTAAATAAGAATGTTACATACGTAATAAATGATTTACCGGAACCATTACCGGTATTTAAAGAAATACAAGAGCTCGGAAACGTTGATACGCATGAAATGTTTAAAACATTCAACATGGGGATAGGTTTCTGTGTAGTAGTTGCAAAAGAAGATGCTGAAAAAGTAATCGAAATGGCAAATCAATACTTGATACCTGCTCAAATTATCGGTAAAATAGACGATGAATATACCTTAGAGAATGGTGAAACTGTTAAGGATACAGTTATTGTCAAATACGGAAAAGACGAATTTATAATGGAATAAGTAAGATAAAAATAAAATAAAGAAATAAAAAATAAAAATAAATTAAGAATAAATTAAGAATAAATTAAGAATAAATTAAAGAAAACTAAAAATTTGGTGAATAAAAATGCCTACAATCAATGTTGATAAAAAGGATTTAGAATATTTGGCAAATTTATCACTTTCTGATAAATTAATCGAAGATAAATTCCCTATGATGGGTGTTGAAGTTGAAGAAATTTTCGAAGAAGATAAACGAGAGATGGTTCAATTTTCAATTAACCCGAATAGACCAGACTATTTAAGTATAGAAGGTCTTGCGAGAGGTTTTAGGGGCTTTATGGGTATTCAAACAGGTTTATCCAAATACGATATACATGATAGTGATATAGAAGTAATCGTTAAAAGCAACAAAGAAAGACCATACATAGCTTTTGCACTCGTTAAAAACGTAATTGTGGATGATTTAATATTAGAAAGTATCATCAACCTTCAAGAAAAGTTACACTGGGCAATCGGTAGAGATAGGAAAAAATTGGCTATTGGTGTTCATGATTATGATAAAATCGAAGCTCCATTTACTTATGATGAAGTAGAAGGCGATGCAGTTAAATTTGTACCTTTGGCAATGGCAGAAGCTGGCGAAATGACTCCTGTTGAAATAATCGAAAAACACGAAAAAGGTCAAAAATACGCACACCTTATAAAAAGCAAATACCCTTTAATCACTGATAAAAACGGTGATGTGTTGTCAATGCCTCCGATAATTAACGGAGAATTAACCAAAGTTACAACAAACACGAAAAATCTCTTAATTGATATTACAGGAACTGAAAAGGGAGCTGTTGAAAATACCTTGAATATTGTAGCAACTGCCCTTGCTGAAAGAAGGGGAACCATTTACAGCGTAAAAGTAATTTATGAGGAAGATGGAAAGGTTGTCGATACAAAAACATACCCTAATTTAGAACCAATACAAATGGAAATCGATTTAGAGTTCATTAATAAAAAATTAGGTTTAGAGTTAAATTTTGGTCAAGTTATTTCAGCTTTGAGAAAAGCAGGTTTAGACGCTGAATTAATAAACAAAGACGGTAATAACTTACTTAAAGTTTACATTCCAGCATACAGAAACGATATGTTGGGAAAAGTGGATATCGTCGAAGAAATAGCTATTAATTATGGTTATGAAAAATTTAACGGTGCTAAAATAAACGTACATACAATTGGACAAAAAAACGAATTGGAAGTTAAATCCACAGAAATCAAAAATACGATGATTGGATTAGGATTCCAAGAAGTTATGAACTTAACACTTACAAATAAAGGTATTTTATTCGATAAAATGAATTTAGAAGTAGGTACCGTTGAAGAAGGTTGTAAAGAGTATATTGAGGTTTTAAAACCGGCTTCAATAGAGCATAACGTTATTAGAACTTCAATTATTCCTCAATTATTGGAAACACTTAAAATAAACAAGCACAATGAATTACCTCAAAAAATCTTTGAAATTGGAGATTGTGTAATCATTGATGAAGAAGCAGACGAGACTGAAAAATGCTTCGATACTAAATGTAAAGACATTAGAAAAGTGGCTGGTGCAATAATTCAACCAAATGGTAACTTTAACGAAATTAGAAGTGCAATAGACGCACTTTTAAGAGAGCAGTTTGAAAATTATGCAATTGAAAATTATGTTCACCCATCATTTATTAAGGGTAGATGTGCCAAAATTTTAATAAATGGAGAATACAAGGGGTTATTTGGGGAAATTAATCCGCAAGTTATTGTTAATTTCGAATTAGAACATCCAATAACTGCTTTTGAAATTGAAATTGACAATTAATTACTATTTTAATTGTTAATCAAATACCTAATTTTATTATTTTTTAAGTAAAAAAACTACTTTTTATAATTTATAACTAGTTACCTTATGTGTATCATTTTAAAATCAAATTTAACGGGGTTTAAAATGGAAAATACTGAAAAAACTATGATTGGAACTGAAATAAATACTGATAAGTACAAAAACATTAAAAGACATCTCGAAAGGGAAATGATTAACTTAAATCCGATTCAAAGAGGCGGAATTCTACCAACCGAGTCTAAAAAGGTCATTTATGAATATTGGGATGGATATAGTGTTTGTGACTACTGTGCTGGTAGATTAGACCAGGTTGAAACGCCACCTATCCACGAATATTTAGACGATGCCTCAAAATTCTTCGGTGCCGACATTACTAGACCTACACACGGGGCAAGAGAAAGTAAGTACGTTATAATGAATTCAGTATGTAATCGGGGCGATTACGTAATTATGGACGGTAACGCACACTATACATCTTTTGTAGCTGCTGAACGTGCAAAATTAAACATTGATATTGCACCGGTGGAAGATTACCCCACTTACAGAGTAAATCCTGAAAAATACAAGGAAAGAATCGAAATATTGGAAGATGAGGGTAAACCTATTGGTTTACTATTACTTACGCACGTTGATGGTAATTATGGGAACGTAGCAGACGCTAAAAAGGTTGGGAAGATTGCAAAAGATAAAGGGTACCCATTCTTATTGAATTGTGCCTATTCTGCAGGTAGAATGCCAGTAAATGCAGAAGACTTAAACGCTGATTTCTTGGCCATTTCAGGGCATAAAAGTATGTCTGGCTCTGGACCTTGTGGTTTATTATCAATAAGCAATAAAAATGAAGAATACAGTAAACAAATCCTAAAAACGTCTAAAAAAAATATCGTAAAAGAGCTCGAAATGCTAGGTTGCACAAGCAGGGGTATTCCCATATTAACGCTTATGACGAGCTTTGCACACGTTATAGAGAGAGTTAACAACTGGGACAAAGAAGTTAAACGTGCAAGATGGATTATTGATGAATTAGAGACCTTTGGGTTTAAACAAATCGGTGAAAAACCTAAAAATCATGATTTAATTAAATTTGAAACTCCTATTCTTGATAAAATTGCTGAACACGACAAGAGGAAAGGTTATTTCTTCTACGAAGAACTTAAAAGAAGAGGTATCGGTGGTATAAGAAGAGGGGCTACTAAAGAGTTTAAAATGAGTACCTTTGGCTTAACTGACGAGCAAACAAAATATGTCGTTGATAGCTTCAAAGAAATTATCGAAAACGGAAAAAAAGAAAATAAATTAAATTAAAAATTATTTTATTTTTATATTTTATTTTATATTTTATTTTATATTTTATTTTATATTTTATTTTATATTTTATTTTATATTTTATTTTATATTTTATTTTATATTTTTTTACCAAATAAGGAAGCTTCTACGATTTTTTTTAATATTATCGATGGTTCATCCATTTTACCATTTGCATTTATGTAGTCCACTAAATTTTTATCATTTACATATTTTAAAATTCGACCAATATTTTTATTATTCAATTTATTCATTAAATAACTCATTTTTAGACCGTAATTTATTTCTTTTCCGATTTCTGATTTCCAAAGGTCATCATAAACTTTTAAATAGCCCAAATCGGCATTAGGGTTGGTATTATAATTATTAATGGTTTTTGCACATAATTTTGCACATTTTGCACCAAAGTAAAGACCGCCTCCACTAAGTGGTTTTACCTGATTAACTGCATCGCCAACTAGCATTACGTTTTTTAAAACGCTTTTACTACTGTATCCTATTGGTATGGCACCTATGCTATATTCTACAGGTGTGGCACCTTTTAATATCTCTTTTGCATTCTCATTCGTGTTTATAAAGTTATTTAGTTTATGTAACGCATTTGAAGTGTCGCACATACCTACACGTACTCGGTCTTTTCCAGTTGGTATTATCCAAGTGAAAAAGTTTTTACTATATCTTTTATCGTAAAAAACATTTACAAAGTCACTATCAATATTAGACACGTTTGTGTATTCTATTTGAGCACCAGTTACTATTTGACGTTTTTTGTGCATATTTAAGGATTTACCAATTCCTGATTTTACACCATCGGCTCCTACAATTATTTCTGGCGAAAATAGGTATTTTTCATCTTTTAAATTGTTTTTGATTTCGATATTGTACTTAGAATTGGCATCTAAATTGGCATTCAAAATTTTTCCATGCGATTTTAGCATTAAAGTTATATTATTATTTTTTAAAGCCCTTTTTGCAATGTCTTTGTCCATCTCTTTCCTTTCATAGACCATTGCCCTAGTTTGCCCATCATCGCCAACGGTTACCTTATGATTTTCACAAAAAATATTTGCACCATTAACTTTATTGATTACACCGTTAGGATTTCCAAGTTCTTTTGAACATTGTTTACTTAATAATCCCGCACATTGTAAGGGCACGCCAATTGATTGATGTTCTTCTATAACAAGCACATTTAAATCTTTTTTAATATTTTCTGCAGTTAAAAAACCAGCAGGTCCACCACCAACGATAATAACGTCATATTTTTGACTATTTTCCATGTTGTAGTTACTTATATCTTCATTCTTATCTTCGGCTGTATCTTCATTTTCGAATTTACTTTTTTCAGGGTTATAATCTAAATTTGACATTTTTTCAATCCTTATTGTATTTGTATTGTATTTCATATGTTAATTACGTTTACAATATTTATTTTAATAATTATTATTCTAAACTATAAATGATTTGCTAAACTTTTAAATTTTAAAATCTAATCATCTATCTTAAAATTCATCGATTATCCTGTGAATAAAAAATTAAAGCTAAAATCAATATCGACGTTAGTGTATTAAAATAATTATCAATACTTAATTAAAAAATTAAAATTAAAATTAAAAATTAAAAAAGTTATATATTTAGAAATTATTTAAATGTTATTTACATTGCATTTTCAAGTGTCATGTCCATCATATTCTTAACACTTTTGGCGAGTTCTTCTGGTAAGCCTGTAATGTCCACGCTAAGGAACCCTTTAATAATTAAAGAAGTCGCTTCATCCTCTGTAAGCCCTCTTGACATTAAATAAATAAGTTGGTCCTCTGCAATCTTACCTACTGCTGCTTCGTGAGATAAATCCAAATCGGTTTCAGTAGCCTCCAATTCAGGAACTGCTAATATTCTACCTTCTTTTGAAAGGATTAAACCCCTACATTCAAGGTGACCTTTAACTTCTTTTTCAGCACCTACAAGGTGACCTCTTGAAACAATTTCTGATTCATCAACTGCGATAACTCTTGAAATCATGTCCGCACTAGAACCTTTTCCGTTAAGAACTACTCTTGAGCCCATATCGTACTTAGATTTACCACTACCATATACGATTGTTTGGAAAGTTGCTTTACTGTTGTCTCCTTCACAATAAGCTGTTGGATAGCTTTGTATGGATTTAACAGGCATTGTAGTAACGTAATTGTTAATGAATACGGCGTCTTCTTCTAGTTTTACACCAGTTCTAGGTCTAACGTGTACGTTTTCGCCCCAATTGTGTATCATAGTATAAGTTAATTTACCGCCTTTTTTAATGTAAAATTCTGAAACACCTAAGTGGAGACCAGATTTTACGTGAGGAGATGTTGTACATCCTGTTATCACGTTTAATTCAGCTCCTTCCTCTACAATAATGATATTGTGGACATTTTGCGAAACATCTTCCTTACCAATTAAAAGGCAAGTTTGTAAAGGTATAGTTTCTTTTACGCCTTTTGGTGCGTAGATGAAATAACCTTCTGATAATTCATTCTCTACTCTTGCAGCGTATTTATCCTTAATATCTACTACATTCCAATAGTATTCGCTTAATTCATGCTTTTTAAATGCTTCAGTAATAGGCATTATTTCGATATTTTTGTACATTTTTGAGTATATCGGTTCGTTGTTAACTTGAACGTATGAACCAGATGTACTTTTTTCATTTATATCGATTCCTACTTTTGAAAGTGCTATCTTTTCATCTTCATCGATTTCTTTCAATGATTCAACTTCCCTATTTGTAGGAGCAGGTGTTGGATAATCATTGAAATCTATATCTTCCCCAAATGGTGCGGGAACGTCTTTAAACTTCTCTGCTTTGACTTTAGCTTCTTTTATTTTTTGATTCATTTTTTCGCTAAATTCTGGACTTGGATTCATTTTCCCACCACGCATTTTTTATTTCTTGAGCAAGCTACGCATCTTTCGTAACCATTTTTAATAATTTCAGGAAGTATCTCATTAGGTGAGCCAGAGCAAGCAATTACTCCGTCATATAAAACGTGTGCTTTGTCCACATCCATAAAGTTTAAGATGTAACCCAAGTGTGTAATAATTAATCCTGATTTTTTACGTTCACTTGGTTTTTTATCTTTATCGAGTAAGTGGTTTATAATTCCGCCCAATAATTCAACGTTTTCAACGTCTACACCACTATCTGGTTCATCAAACATGATTAATTCAGGGTTTTGGGCATATATTTGTAATAATTCAGACCTTTTAACCTCACCGCCAGAAAAACCAACGTTTACATCCCTATCATAGAAATGTTTAATATTTAGCTTTTCTGCCATTTCGTTTATTTTGTTCATTTCCTTGGTGGTTATTGACTCAAGCAATGTATTTAATTTTACACCGGATAAAGAAGGCGGTGATTGGTAGGAAATACCTATTCCAAGTTTCGCTCTTTCATACATTGGCATATCTGTTATATCGTGACCTTTAAAGTAAATATTACCACGTACAACTTCGTATTTTGGGTTTCCTAATATGGTATTTAAAAGTGTGGATTTACCCGCACCGTTAGGGCCAAATAAAACGTGACTTTCGCCCTTATCGATATATAAATGAATATCTTTTAAAATTACCTTATCCCCAGTTTTAACCGATAAATCTTCAATTTGTAGCATATAAACACCTTTTTATATTCGGTATTATTGATTTATTTATAAATAGGCTTTATCTATAAAATTTGATAAAATATATAACTTAATAAAATATATAATTTGATAAAATCCATAACTCTTAATATTTTTTTTGTATTTATTTATCTTATCTATTTTATTAATTATAGACCTATATGAATTTGAGTAGTGGCTTTAAATTAACAACATATGCATATATGAGTATGTAATTAAAAAATAATGGCTAATAGTATATATTAGTTTATATTTGATTTTATTCAAATATATAATATAGGTAAATAAATATACTCAAATGAATTTATTACTTTTATTATTATTTTTATTATTCTTTTTATTATTATTTTTATTATTTTTACTATTCACTATTCGATATTTTTATTCGCCATTATCTTTATTTTCTAATTTTTCAAATAAATCCTTTAAAGCAGGCTTTATTTCACTTACAGAATCTAAAACGTCTATTTCTTCCATCTGTCTTATTGTTGCTACATTTTTATAGTCTACATCCCTAAGGTGTAATTTTATTGTTCTACCGTCAGGTATGATTGTATCTATTTCCCCCAGCCTATTATCCGGAGGGTACATAAGTATAGGGACTCTTGCCTTTGCCCCTTGAGCAACTGAATTCGTTATTAAAGTGTCTGCAATACCGTAGGCTATTTTTGCAGTTGAATTTGCAGTTACAGGAGCCACTAAAAACGCATCATATTTTCCAGTTTGCAATTTACCTGGTAAAAATGGAGCATTTGCATTTGCCTCAGGTAGTACTTTTTCAAAGTTTTCTTTTAATAAATCAAGTAAATTATAGAGGCTTAATACCATTCTTGCATTTTGAGAGTAATACACGTGTACCTCAAGACTAGGGTATTCCTCCTTTAACTCAACCATCGTCTTCACAATATCTTCTATCTTATCGCCACAACCGGTTATTCCCCATGCAATTCTAACCATCATATCACTTTTTTAATAATATATTAATCTTAAAAAATTTTTATTTATAATTATGCAATATTCTTATTTTATATTTTATATGGTATATGATATACTATAAATTAATTTATATTTGGTTTTAGTATGTTATTATTCTATTATTCTATTATTCTATTATTCTATTATTCTATTATTCTATTATCCTATTATTCTATTATTCTATTATTTTATCAATTTACTACTTTTTACTCAATTCATTATAGAATTTATTTAACGTTCTTTTTAAAACTCTCGCACCTTCAGTATCATTCTCGACGCCTTCACGCCCTAAATCACGTGACCAAAATGTAGCCCCTAAATTAGAGCCAAAAGAACCGCCACTAACGGGTAAAGCACCATTTAAGATGTAAAAATCATGAATGGTTTTTAAAGCCACTTCCTGACCTCCATTTCTATCCCCTCCTACTGAAATACCCATTCCGTACTTATCACGTATTGCATGAAGTTCCATTGCAAATAAAGCTCTGCATCTGTCCATTACTGTTTTTAACTGTCCTGATACATTCCCATTATAGCAAGGGGTACCCATAATTATACCGTCTGCCCATTGTAACGCTTCATAAACTTCCTGCATACTGTCTTTGTGAACGCAACCCTGTTTTTTTCTTATACAATGGTCGCAATGTATACAGAAATTTAATTCCTTTCTTGCTACGGTTATATATTTAGTTTCACATTCTATTCCGTTAGTTTTACACTTGTCAGACAAATAGGTTAAAGCATGTTGTACTGCAAAATCAGTCCCTTCTAATCTTGGGCTTCCACTAATACCTAAAATTTTCAAGAAATCACCTGGCTATAGATAAACAGATATATTAACTTTAATTGTATTTTTAATTATTATATACTATTCTGTAATTTGATTAATAAATAGTTTAATAAAAAATTATAATGTATTAAATACATATAAATAGTATATAAAAAAATAAAAAGAATAATAAAAAGAATAATAAAAAGAATAATAATACTAATAAATTAATAAACATTAAAAGAAGGGAATTATCATGATAATGGGCGCAAACATCTCTAAAGAGTTTTTTGAAAATTTAGACGAAAAACAAGTTCAACAATGCGGTATAGATTTAAAAGTAGGCACTATTTCTAAATTAAACGGTACTGGTTGTATAGATTATTCAAATAACGATAGAGTATTACCAGAATACGTTGAAATTTTCGATTCTGAAAAAGATGAATACATAGATTTAGAACCAGGTGTTTATATTGTTAAAGTAGCAGATAAAATGAGCATACCTGAAGATATGGCGGGCTTTGCATATCCTAGAAGTACATTAATTCGAATGGGTGCAACACTCTACACCGCAGTTCACGACCCAGGATATATCGGATATCCTGCCTATGCTTTGCACGTAATCAATCCATTAAGGATTAAAAAGTATGCAAGAATTGCACAGGTCGTATTTGTTGCTACAAAAGATTCAAACGGAACTTACGAAGGAATTTATAAAAATAAATAATTCTTTTAATTTTATTTTTTAGTTTTTTTAGTTTTTTTACCATTTTAATTGATAAATTTATATTCTATTAAAATAGATAATTTATTATGACATTATCTAATTATAAAATATAAAAAAAGGGGATTTAATATCAATTAAAGGGGTTTTTCTATGGGATTGGCGAATACTACAAAAATACTAATAATAGGGGTAATTGTATGGCTATTCTATAAGCCACTTGGTTATTTAATCATTATATCGTTAATTTTAAATGGGTTATATTGTGCTCTCAAAAGCAAAAATCTAAGAAAGATAGACAAAGCAATTTATTTTTTAATGGCAATATTTGTAATCGGCGTAACTATCCCTACGGGTTTTTTACCGGATAATTACAACGGAGAACAGTTTATACGAGATAATTGGATGTTATATGCCATTGCTGTTGGTATTACAGTATTATTAATTGTTTTGTACTCATATAGGATGAAAAAATACTATATTGAGGTAGATTTCCAAAAAAAGGCACTTAAATAATAAAATAATAAGATTAAATTGTTATAAATTTTGTAACGAATCTATCGAACCGTCAAATTTTATAATTTTAATATCTTGCGATTTTGCAAATTCAACTAATTCATTATTTTTTTGATTAATTTCCCCGACTGGGAAATTAGAATATACAAACATATCACAATTTAACAACTGTTTTTTGGCATTTTCAAACGTTTCACCAGAGATATTTGAAAATGATTTTTCAGAAATTATATTTACTTCCATTGTCTTAGATATCGCATAATCAATATCATTTTCGTGTAAAATACCTACTGTAATATCATAACCGTTTTTCTTAAAGTATCTCAAAGCTTTTGCGCCTGTTCCACCACCACAAGTTATAAAAACTTTTTTAGGTAGCAATACATCATTTGTATCAAATTCTGAACCAGTTTTGTTTAACCCTAAATCCGAATTTACTTCCGAATTTACTTCCAAATTTATTTCTGAAGTTAATTCCTGATTATAATTATTTTTTAATTCGAAATAACCAATTTGTTCATTATAATTTGCCTCAGTTAATCCATAGAGATAATTTACAGTTTCAGTGGTCATTATATCCTCTGGGAAACCGTAAGCAAGTATTTTATTATCTTTAACGAGTGCCATTTTGTCGGCAATTCTTAAGGCAAGTTCTATGTCGTGTAAAGTAACTATAATAGCTATATTCTTTTTGGATAACTTTCTAAGTAGTAAAGTAAGTTCTATTTTGTGATTAGCGTCTAAAAAACTCGTAGGCTCGTCAAGTATCAATATTTCCGGCTCCTGTGCAAGAGCTCTTGCAATCATTATTTTTTGACGCTCCCCGTCACTCATCTCGAAAAAGTTCTTTTCAAGTAATTTGGTTGCATTCACAAGTTTTGCACTGTGCATTATTATTTCTTTGTCTTTTTTGCTTAATCTACCCAATAAACCCGTGTATGGGTGTCTACCGATAGAAATTACATCGTAACCAGTCATATTTGCCGGATTAATCCTGTCTGTTAAAACTACCGCCATTTCTTTTGCAAGTTGCGAAGGCTTTAAGTTGTGGATTTTTGAACTGTTTATATATACTGCTCCTTTTTTTGGCGTCAAGTAGGTTGCAATTGTTTTTAAAAGTGTAGATTTTCCCGCCCCGTTAGGTCCTATAATACACAATATTTCATTTTTATGTACGTTTAAATTTACATCCGTTAGTACTTCCGAATTAGCATATCCTACAGTTAAATTTTCCGTTTTTAACATTATATAACCTTTAAATTATTTTTTCTTTTTTAGAGTGTAGTTTTTAATTTTCAATAATAGAGGTACTATTAAATATAATATTACTACTTATTAAAGTTATCTTAATTTTTTTAAAGTTATCTTAAGTATGTAATATGGACGATATATTCAAATAAATAAATTTACAATTATTATTTATATTAATAGAAACATCATATTTGTTAAATTTTAATGATTAATAATGTAGAATAATAATGTAGAATAATGTTAAAATTAAAATCAACTAGAAATATTTAAAAATTAAGGAATCGTGAAGTCATATGTATGAAGGAGAAATAGCAATTGGACCAGTACACTCTACAATGTTAGAACCGCACAGATTAAGACTTTTTATAGATGATGAGATTGTAAAAGACGCAGAATTATCAATAGGCGTTAACCATAGAGGAATCGAAAGATTAATGGAAGGTTTACCTGTAGAAAAAGCTTGTATATTAACCGAGAAAATATGTGGTATCTGCTCACATATCCATCTTTGGAGTTCTGTAAGATTAACAGAAATTGCAAGTAAAATATACGTGCCTGAGAGAGCACAACACATTAGAGTTATTGTTGAAGAATTAGAGAGATTACACTCACATAATTTATTATTTGGTCACGCTT encodes the following:
- a CDS encoding geranylgeranyl reductase family protein, with the protein product MENSQKYDVIIVGGGPAGFLTAENIKKDLNVLVIEEHQSIGVPLQCAGLLSKQCSKELGNPNGVINKVNGANIFCENHKVTVGDDGQTRAMVYERKEMDKDIAKRALKNNNITLMLKSHGKILNANLDANSKYNIEIKNNLKDEKYLFSPEIIVGADGVKSGIGKSLNMHKKRQIVTGAQIEYTNVSNIDSDFVNVFYDKRYSKNFFTWIIPTGKDRVRVGMCDTSNALHKLNNFINTNENAKEILKGATPVEYSIGAIPIGYSSKSVLKNVMLVGDAVNQVKPLSGGGLYFGAKCAKLCAKTINNYNTNPNADLGYLKVYDDLWKSEIGKEINYGLKMSYLMNKLNNKNIGRILKYVNDKNLVDYINANGKMDEPSIILKKIVEASLFGKKI
- the pheT gene encoding phenylalanine--tRNA ligase subunit beta, which codes for MPTINVDKKDLEYLANLSLSDKLIEDKFPMMGVEVEEIFEEDKREMVQFSINPNRPDYLSIEGLARGFRGFMGIQTGLSKYDIHDSDIEVIVKSNKERPYIAFALVKNVIVDDLILESIINLQEKLHWAIGRDRKKLAIGVHDYDKIEAPFTYDEVEGDAVKFVPLAMAEAGEMTPVEIIEKHEKGQKYAHLIKSKYPLITDKNGDVLSMPPIINGELTKVTTNTKNLLIDITGTEKGAVENTLNIVATALAERRGTIYSVKVIYEEDGKVVDTKTYPNLEPIQMEIDLEFINKKLGLELNFGQVISALRKAGLDAELINKDGNNLLKVYIPAYRNDMLGKVDIVEEIAINYGYEKFNGAKINVHTIGQKNELEVKSTEIKNTMIGLGFQEVMNLTLTNKGILFDKMNLEVGTVEEGCKEYIEVLKPASIEHNVIRTSIIPQLLETLKINKHNELPQKIFEIGDCVIIDEEADETEKCFDTKCKDIRKVAGAIIQPNGNFNEIRSAIDALLREQFENYAIENYVHPSFIKGRCAKILINGEYKGLFGEINPQVIVNFELEHPITAFEIEIDN
- the pscS gene encoding O-phospho-L-seryl-tRNA:Cys-tRNA synthase, with amino-acid sequence MENTEKTMIGTEINTDKYKNIKRHLEREMINLNPIQRGGILPTESKKVIYEYWDGYSVCDYCAGRLDQVETPPIHEYLDDASKFFGADITRPTHGARESKYVIMNSVCNRGDYVIMDGNAHYTSFVAAERAKLNIDIAPVEDYPTYRVNPEKYKERIEILEDEGKPIGLLLLTHVDGNYGNVADAKKVGKIAKDKGYPFLLNCAYSAGRMPVNAEDLNADFLAISGHKSMSGSGPCGLLSISNKNEEYSKQILKTSKKNIVKELEMLGCTSRGIPILTLMTSFAHVIERVNNWDKEVKRARWIIDELETFGFKQIGEKPKNHDLIKFETPILDKIAEHDKRKGYFFYEELKRRGIGGIRRGATKEFKMSTFGLTDEQTKYVVDSFKEIIENGKKENKLN
- a CDS encoding SufB/SufD family protein is translated as MNQKIKEAKVKAEKFKDVPAPFGEDIDFNDYPTPAPTNREVESLKEIDEDEKIALSKVGIDINEKSTSGSYVQVNNEPIYSKMYKNIEIMPITEAFKKHELSEYYWNVVDIKDKYAARVENELSEGYFIYAPKGVKETIPLQTCLLIGKEDVSQNVHNIIIVEEGAELNVITGCTTSPHVKSGLHLGVSEFYIKKGGKLTYTMIHNWGENVHVRPRTGVKLEEDAVFINNYVTTMPVKSIQSYPTAYCEGDNSKATFQTIVYGSGKSKYDMGSRVVLNGKGSSADMISRVIAVDESEIVSRGHLVGAEKEVKGHLECRGLILSKEGRILAVPELEATETDLDLSHEAAVGKIAEDQLIYLMSRGLTEDEATSLIIKGFLSVDITGLPEELAKSVKNMMDMTLENAM
- a CDS encoding ABC transporter ATP-binding protein, which codes for MLQIEDLSVKTGDKVILKDIHLYIDKGESHVLFGPNGAGKSTLLNTILGNPKYEVVRGNIYFKGHDITDMPMYERAKLGIGISYQSPPSLSGVKLNTLLESITTKEMNKINEMAEKLNIKHFYDRDVNVGFSGGEVKRSELLQIYAQNPELIMFDEPDSGVDVENVELLGGIINHLLDKDKKPSERKKSGLIITHLGYILNFMDVDKAHVLYDGVIACSGSPNEILPEIIKNGYERCVACSRNKKCVVGK
- the afpA gene encoding archaeoflavoprotein AfpA encodes the protein MVRIAWGITGCGDKIEDIVKTMVELKEEYPSLEVHVYYSQNARMVLSLYNLLDLLKENFEKVLPEANANAPFLPGKLQTGKYDAFLVAPVTANSTAKIAYGIADTLITNSVAQGAKARVPILMYPPDNRLGEIDTIIPDGRTIKLHLRDVDYKNVATIRQMEEIDVLDSVSEIKPALKDLFEKLENKDNGE
- the purM gene encoding phosphoribosylformylglycinamidine cyclo-ligase; translation: MVTYKDAGVDIYGEDKIIKALVSQINFKRTDAIKPADLDGHYAGAIEFGDYYLVLCTDGVGSKMVVAEMANKFDTVPIDMIAMNVNDAICIGAEPVALVDYMAVETITEDIAKQIGKGLNEGLEQSNINLIGGETASLPSMINGVDLAGTVLAVVKKDEIVTGKEAKKGDVIVGLRSSGVHSNGLSLARKVFFDIANLDVNSKLKHGKTVAEELLTPTKIYVKPVMDMIKSDINVKGLAHITGGGFRKIKRLNKNVTYVINDLPEPLPVFKEIQELGNVDTHEMFKTFNMGIGFCVVVAKEDAEKVIEMANQYLIPAQIIGKIDDEYTLENGETVKDTVIVKYGKDEFIME
- a CDS encoding flavodoxin family protein encodes the protein MKILGISGSPRLEGTDFAVQHALTYLSDKCKTNGIECETKYITVARKELNFCIHCDHCIRKKQGCVHKDSMQEVYEALQWADGIIMGTPCYNGNVSGQLKTVMDRCRALFAMELHAIRDKYGMGISVGGDRNGGQEVALKTIHDFYILNGALPVSGGSFGSNLGATFWSRDLGREGVENDTEGARVLKRTLNKFYNELSKK